TGCGGCTCGCAGCGGGGCTTGCGGAGAAGGCCTGTCCCTTCTTGAACGGGCCTCTGCGGTTCCAAACTTTGGGCTCCACAGGCGACAGGGGCGCTTCCGACAGCCACGGGGACGTCGAGGCGACAGGGCGGGGGCGCGGCAGCGAGCTGAGAGAAAGcaccgaaggagagacacctgcaAGAGAGGATTTGCGCGGAAGACCGACTGGAAACAGCAGCGTCAGACCCCCCTCCCCCCAgtgagaaacggaaaagcaCGAGGGACGGGGAAACGGCTTAGAAAAGCGACACAGGGAACGTGGCAAAAGGACGGAGCGACCGGGTACAGCAGCATCTTGGCGTCGGAAGACCGAGACAAAAGACGTCTTCACGGTATCCTTCTCTTCACGCAAACGAAGAGAACCGCCTGTTTTCCGTGAACAAAACCATACACAAGACTCAAATTCTTTTCTAGGGAATCAACCCCAAGTATTgccacatatatacagaggtGAAAATAGCTGTATCGTTTCCCCAGAATCCTCGGATTCCCAAGAAACAGGACGAACCCTGTGAGAGAGATGAGCAGACGCAGAATGCAGCACTTGGTTTACGAtcgcctcttcagcttcttcctcctcctgaAAAGTGAACAGGCAACCCGaagaaaaaagtgaaaaaggaaaggtCGTGTACCGATAGACGCCTTTTCTTAAAAGCACAGTGCAAAAAGAACCGGACCTTCACCTCAAGTCCCGGCGTTGCATCCGTGCACGCATATGCAAtacacccatatatatatatatatatatatatatatatatataggtgtatttgtatatatatgtggatatataAGTATACAGACGTATATGCATCTAAATGTACCCAAGTTTATACACCCTTGTGTCCGTTTCCACGCGTTTCCTCAGTGATCCAATGTCCGCCGGTGCACAAAAGTCGCATGAACATCTCTGCCCTGTGTGCGTCATAAAAAGCTCGGATTTTCGGACAGCATCAGCGAGGTCTTCTGCTCGTCCCTGTGTGTCGCCACGCAGGACGCAGTGCTCACCGTGTCAGCTGTCGCGTTGTCGATCACGTCCGTCATCATTTCTTCCTGCAAATTGAGGGACAGACGACACGACCAAGGGAAAAGTGGGAtccgacggcgaggaacaGCTGCAGTTTagagagcggaaaacgcCAAGCAGAGACCCACAAAAATGACAGGGATCCGGAGACACGGAGCGCGAGAGTACCCGatccgagagagaaggacagagagcaACGGAGTGGGGCTGAGCAGGGGCAAGCGCgtgacagaaaaggagaaagaactCACCAGGAGACCGAGCCGGTGTGACTCGTGCATGAAGTCGTTCATCACGCCCTCCAGCTGTGGCAAGTTCAGCGTCTTGTTCACTTTCATAAGAACCTGAGCAACCCACGCGAAACCACCAACGGCAGTCCTCGTCCACCGGCgactcgcttctcgcctcggcaGATCCACACAACAAAGGCGGCCTCCTCTGCAGATGATCGTGCACCGACTTTCTGTCCATCTGTGTGCTGTTTCTTCTAGCGCAGCACGGACCAGGCCGCACCGGGAGCACAGACCAGGAGCACGATACTTGCGTTCCTCGAACGGTAGCTCTGTCTATATATTTAGAATCTGTGGAAGCATGTGGAAAATGCTGCATATATCTGCCGAGCCGTGCACACGCGTCGCCACGCAGGGTGACGAACTTGAGCGCTGGACTGGAGGTGTTGTTGAAGTTGTTGCATGCTCTGCATTTGCTGCAACTGAAGCTTGGCACCCAGCAGCTGCGCCcggcaggcgagaagcgcggtCCGTCGCTTCCGAACGCGCACGATctgtcgcgcatgcacgcgctgGAGAGtctggaaaaagaaagagggacagagagcaCGGCGGTTCTCCCACGGACCCCCGTCGACGCCCTTCGACAGAGGAGTCTCACGAAAACCAGTCGCCTGCCGAATCCCCTCTCGCGGTTCGTCATCCCCGCGTAGAACGCTTTCTGCAAGTCTAAAAAGTCGCtcatctcttcctcgtttcctggacgacgtctccttttcttgcaAAACATTACAGACCCACGCGTAAATCTGCATTTCTGTGGATGCTGGCTTCTGTTCGTCTACGGGGACTCTTGCAGCTGTTTGTTGCCTTCGTGCGACGCCTGCGCGACTCACCGCAGTCTCAGCAATTGCCTGACTTCGAatctgagagagaagctgctgctCGAGGCGATTCAAGGCCAAGGCCTCTCGATCGAGCTCGCGGACCGACCGGCTGATGGACCGTCGGTTTTCGCGCACAGCTTCTGGCGTTtggaggaggagacaaacACAGCAGACGCAGGGTCCCAACACCGAACGAAAATGGAGCCTCTGAGAGAACAAGGCCGCATGCCGGTACtatctgtttctctgcataTATTTGCAATTCGAGGCGCACAGACACGCAAATGTGCACGTGAGCAGCAGCGTCTGCCCCCGCGAGGCCTGACGACAGGAGGCCAAGCAGTCTAGGTGTCCCCTCGGTTCGCCAGCAGCAGGAAGCGTGAAAGTGGAAGCCCCAGTTTGCGAGCTTCGAGCGGtgcgaaggaaggaaactTACCCTCGAGCTTCTCTTTGGAGTCCGCGGCTCCCATGGTGTgcagaacgaggagaggcgcgtgtCCACCCGAGCGCTGGAAGCTACCGAAATGCCCAAACGGTCGTTTTTTCGGGGTTCTGCGGTCTCTCGTCAGTCCGTCTcaggggacagaagaggcacagagagTGAAGACGTGAACAGAGATCCAAGAGGCTTTGTTCTCCGAAACGTGGGCGAACAACAACCACCGAAAACACAAGGAACTGTGCGCGAGGTGCCCAGAACTCAAGTGTCTTGCGCACGGACACCTAAACTGTATACAGGTGCATTCGCGCGCGACTACAGACTCCTGGAAAGCCGTACACGTacagttatatatatacatacatatatatacatatatatatatatatgctgtAGGTGTACCCGGTCTTGAGCAGAGCGCTGGGGGAGGGGGAAGTGAAATGTGCACTATGCAGGGAGACGACACAGGGAAGGACCACAGGGTCTCATGAGGGTTTTGCTCACGCCTTTGTCAAACCGAATGCAATTCTCGGCGTACATCATATGTTGTGATAATTGACACGGAAGACCAGTGATCTGCGAACGCAGAGACTGCCTATAACCATGCATTCACATGTATTCTGAGTAAAGATTCAAGGAGGGGACGCGATTGATTTGTGCACGTAGGATCCTCTGGAGGCGTcacggagaggcgacagcagGAAAAGATGCCACGTAtcggcgcgttttccttcctgcgGTTGATTCCAAGCAACGCAGCATGCGGTGGAATGCACACTTCACGGTTTTCGACGGGCCCGAATTAAAACTCCCCGTCCACACACGGATACGCCTGACCAATTCGCGAGATAGCCCCCGACACGCCGGACAAAAGTCACCTCGAAGCCTGTCTAAACTATCCAGTTTACCAACTTGTTGCTTCGCGGAGGGGTGAGACCTCTCGCGGTGCGGCAAACAGCCGAGGGACTCGCCACGAAACTGGGTAGCGTCAAACACACCATTTCCACACGGAGACCGGAGCACTCTCTCCCGATCCACGATCGAGCGGGTCGCGGTGAAAAAACACTAAAAAGTTTGCGATTTACGAGAGGGGACGGTTGCACGTCGCGGCCACCGCCCTCGTCCCGGCTGGGCGGGCCctcgaaaagcgagaaaaccaGCCTCGCGAGAAAGCAGATGCACTCGAACCCCGGACGACGGTTAAAAACTATCGTGCACACCCTTCTGTATTCAAAAACTTGCCCCTCAATTTTGCCTCACACgcgaaaaagtggaaacggacagaggagacggaccTGCAGTGCAGGGAAAGACATGCTGGCCGAGCCGGCGCTacggaaaaagacgaaatAACCGGCGAAACGCCAAGGAATCAGAAGCGAACTTCcaggaaggaggagaggcggtTCTACTCAAAGACAAATTTGGTCGGATTGATgggagaaaacacgaaactGCAATCAGCTGGACAGCGTAGTGTGCATCCTGTGCACAACGCGGTAGGATTGGGGGGGTTTGAGAGCCCatgcgaaacgcgaggaaccAGCAAGAGAATGAGGAGCCAAATCGCAGCAGGGACAAAAAGATGTAGAAAAAAGAGTACGAGGAAGGACGGGACCAGTCTGGAACTAGCGGAAAAGAGTGGACAGTGTCAATGTAAGCGCTCGGTTTATTTCGAGGGGGAAAAAGCGCGAGCGTCAATTCGCGGAAGTCAAGACCTGACACCAAGCCCGCAGCTGGCGGGGCGGTTGCGTAACCGCTCCTCCAAAGTGCTGGAAAGAGAGTGGAAAAGCGCCGGGAAGGTCCGTTTGGCGTGCTTGGGAAACATACAGCCGAGAGTTCTGAGAAAAAGTGAAAACAGGTACAGGTGTCGACGCGAAAATTCGCTACCcactgagagagagaagcgcggcaCTCGAGACAGCACCAGGCTCGGCAGGGCCCACCCGAGCCAATACAGAAGTTTCCAAGCATTGTTAGCTTACCTTTCTAGGGAGATTCCAATTGATTTCTTGTCTCAGCGCGAACGCCCATCTTCGTGAAGCGCAGATGACACGGCGGGCGCATACAcaccaggagagaagaattCCCCGCGGAAAATCCCTCGTCCAAATAGTCCTGAGTTAGCACCTCTCAACAGGAGGAGTTCGTGTGCTGTAGATGGGCGGAAACACGCAGTTGCTCCGAGAGACTTATTAAACTGCATTCCGTTCAAACTTTACACTGAATACGTTTGACATCTCTGTTAGCTCCCTGTCATCATGCCAGTTTAAGCTGAAAGGAATCTCTTCGTGTTGCGTAACGCAGAAAATGAGGGGGTCTCGCCTGTGAAGCAACACATCTGTTATTTGAACGAATAAGGTCCAGGACTCTCTTGTGTCTAAAACGAAACACAGTCACTGCCTGCACACCCTTTACCCAGCCCGAAAGACCGGTTTTGTCAGCGCTTGATCGTGTCCATTCCCGCCTGCCCCACTCGACGGTCGTCCCTTGCGTTTGGGGAAGAGTCTTTTTTATTACAGAGTTTATCGGGCTTTTTGATTCCCTGAAGACGCTTGCGCGGCGAAACGCtgcaagagaaggagcgtCGCACACACGGCGATATTCGCAAAACGCCTCTGCATTCGCCTACTCGAAATGCAGGGGATCGGTTAGTCTTTGGGTACATAGTATGATCTTGACTATTCCTGGTTTTTTATCCGGCCGCAGCTGCATCCGGCTCAGATGTGCGCGGTAGGCACCTGTGTCCGAACGACCTTTTCAATCTACCTTTTCTAATGTTTATTAGAAAATTCAGATGCGCAGCCATAAAACCTGGGGAAATATACTCCCGGGCAGTTCACACGGATTCTACGAATATCCAGCCAGTTGCATGGACAAATGCACGCCTCCCAAATTGGACCCGCAACCGACATCTCAGCGCAGTTCATCGCGCCGGAGGAAGTTCGAGACGACAGGCCGACTCTGCTGTTGTCGTGTTCTTTGCGGAAAGACTCCTTCCGAATGTCAGAGAGTCCAGAGTCCGTGCCATGGCCTCCCGACCTCCTTCAGCAACCGCGTGACGGCCTTCCCAGGGAAACACCGCAAGGTTGTTGCAGCCATATAGATATGCTGCAGCCTCCAGTCACAACTGCTCTTTCTGCGGAaggttctgcctcgcctcaACTAAAAAAACGGACACTGGAATACGCGGGGTTGCCGCAAAAACACAGCACTACAGCTTCTGTCCAGCAACTCGGACCCAGACGGACCCTCCCCACCTCTCTAGAACACTGACAGACGTCCCTCTGGTGTGCACAAAGATCAGCCTGCGGTGGCTGTTTGGCGCTCACAAACACGCTCAAGTGGAGACTATACAGCCCCAGGTACACCTCTGTGTGCGACATCGCCGCCCCTGCAAGCTCCGCTCCCCTGCTGGAGCGCACGAGGCGTCAGAAAATGTTCTCTTGGGAACAAAAATGGATGTCAAAGGGCGTAAAcacgaaagacgcgagactgAGAAACCGACGGGGGTGCGCTCTAAAAGTGCTTCAGATGACAGCACAACCTCTGAGATAAAAGATGTACAACGGCCACATTTGAAGGTTCGGACACGCCGTCGCTTCGGGGCTTCCGTCTGGCCAGACGCCAGGGCTGCAATCGATCCTGTGCGCGTCTTCGAAAGGATACTCCGGAACAGGAGCTTTGGACTGGCCGGGAAAGCTGGGTTTCTAATAACCTGCTGACTGTTTTGCCTTTGTGCCTGCCACCGTGGATAACCGCACCTGTTTCTGAGCAACGATTTACCGAAAAGCACTGAAGCCGAACTTCACTTTGAAGCCGCCTTTGGGCGCCCTCTGGACGGCGCCGTGCAAAGACGCACCTCCTAAGAGACATTGGACGAAAACGTTCCTCTTCTAACTATACCCCTGCGACGGATTCGCAGCAAGACATCTCCTCAGCGCCGAGTCTGGGACTACGGGGTACCACGGGCCATGAAACGCTGCTGACTGGTTTGAAAAGAGAACTGACGTTCCGCGCTTAAGCGAAAACACGTAGCCGCCCTGACACAATCCCTGGCGAGTCTCAAAAGTGGCCGCCGTTGGCCGGACAAGGACAGAAACACGATTCCATGCTCTGCCGACTCAGCCCCCACTGCTCTCAAGAGAACCCCCAGGCACTGTAGAAACtggacagagacgccgaaagaAACGACCCTGAAGATTCCGTGTCCACGACACCTTCGCGCTCTTCACGAGCCTGCCTTTCCTGGGTTCTTCCTTGCAATTCACCAGGACCGCACAGTTCCTGTCCCAtttcgtcgccgtcctctttACTCAGTGTCCTTTGTCGCATCTCGCCTTGGCCTCCCTCCCTGACGACAGGTTGTCGCGATACAGCCGCAGCGGAtcccctcgtctccggcgcgaGAAACACCGCCAAGGCCCCCATAGAGAAGAAACTTCCTGCAGGATGTCAccgaaagacgaagaaacccCGGATCATATGGCGAAAAGTTAGGTCCTAAACGTCCGACACGGATGCAGGGATGCAACACCAAAAagttcgcgtctcctgccaAGGCTCCATCTCGCTATACACCCTGTACCGCTGACCCTGTGTCCTGACCGGAAACTGTCATTCTGCTGGATTCTAAGGTCAGTCGACGTGAATTTGAGGCGGGGAGGGGAGAACTTAGTTGCACTGTGCACGCAAGCAGTCATCCTGGTTGTGAGACAGAAACGCTTCGGTGCCGACAACGCAGGGAAAAATCTACAACTGTCAGACTTCTCGGCTGTCTACGCCACCACAAAACCTCCTTTCGGCGGCATTTCGCACCTCAAATCATGATCGGATTTCAAGGCCCCAACTGACACACGAGGCTTCCACGAGCTCGATCGCGCGACATCCCGGCACGCCAACTTTTACTTTTCTCACATTTCTCCGAACCCAGTCGTGGCCGCCGCTCACTGTCCACCTTACCTGTTTGGCTGTCGCTTTCAGGAGTTTCCGGCAAGCTCTGCAGGTGTTCCCCGCCCCAAGGGTCTGCCGAAGGACAGGGACGGTCgactctccgtttctcttgcctctccgcctcgcagCCGCCAACTCCCTTTCGGCCCTTCGCGGACTCCCCGTTCGCCAATGGCCTCCAGCCCGCTGGTACCCGGtcccgttcctcttctggACGGCCGAGCGGGTGACAGTGCACTTCTCTCACGCCGCAAAGGCCCCGCAGACCGCCCAGTCCATTCACTGCGTTCGCGTCTGCGgtgcgcgccttcgcccccaGCGTCACTGGGTCGCCAGAGCCTGCCGCGCGTCCCTTTGTCCCTTTCTGCTCCGCGGGAGGGACAAGCTGAAGGCCTCGTCCCtcccgcggcgcctcgttcGCGCCCCCAGCGAGCGCTGAgcgccccgcctcgcccacagagaagagagacacgtcGCACCCCCTGCCGCCAACAAAGGGCCTTTGGACGTTCAGAACTGGACTCAGCCCAACTGGCCGCTCTGAGGTTtgcgaagagcgacgagagagaggcgcggcctCCCAGTCAAACTCGTCGGACGGACGGTGTTTCGAAGAGATACCTGAAATCGTCGTCCCCGACAACGACGGCCTCTGGCTTGGCAGGTAACTTGCCTCCAACTTGTGACAATCGAGAAACAACCCCGAACGGGGATCCAGCTCTACACCTGGGCTGAGAGGCGCGTCGAACGCTGCGTTCTCGAGCAGatgtgtctcctgcgccgcACGCTCGCCTGTCGAGACTCGCAGGCCGTTCCGAAAGTGAAGGCCTTCGCCCGATTCTGCATTTCCGGAGCTAGGCTCCCCAGGCGTCAGCCTCCACGGCGGCTCTCGAACCCTCTCCCCTCCCGAGTCGCTCGGCCAGTCCGCTCCGGTCTTCTCTGAGACGAtgcgcggcgccggcgacaGTTCGTAGCCGgcctcgccagcgcctctcgctgaTTCACTGACGCTGCTGTCGCAACGGCTGCGACTGGAAACGGCCACGCGactcgcgccgccttcggAAACATGCGCCTGTCCAGTCAACTGACTGAGGAAAGACATGAACGTCGTGTTCTCCACAGCCGTGGATGCGCCCGCCCCTCTTCCGAAACGACGGCCTCGACCGTCCCCCCGGAAACCCGGACCCTCGCggttcgtttctctgtctgcatgcgcagccgCACACTCGTCTCCTGTGTCGGTGGAGGAAACGGACTCGGGATCTCCGTATCCGCGTTCAAAGACACGCCCTTGGGTCCCGACCTGTCGCTGCGCTCTCGGCGACTGGTAGCCGCAACCTCGCCCAGAAGACGAACGGTCGGCGAAGCCACCCCGCTCGGCCCCTGAGGCCAAACTCGTCTGTGACATCGGACTCGTTTCTCCATTCCAACCCGCTCCGGCCTGCGCAGCAGTACGGGGCGAAGATCGGGGAAACCCTTCCTCTGCATCCGACACTGTATCCCCTGAGCGGATGCAGTCTTCATGTGGACTGTCTCGGCCGTTTGCGCCGCTCAACTGAGGATCTTCCGTAGCTTTCACGCTGCGGGGGGTGCGAATAGGCCGTCGCGCGTCCGCCCCTCTGCGTCCCTCTGCGGGGACCACCACCGGGGACGGGCAAGCGTCAGGGCCCGAGGAGACGTCGCTGTCGTCGGTTTTGAGGCCTTCAGCACTCAGCATCTGGTCTCCGAAAAGCAGCGCACCCAAGAAGGTACCATCTGCCAAGAGCTGCAAACCTGCGAGAGAGCTCTGCGACTCGCCACCCGAGACGCGCAcctgcctgcctctcctcacCTGACTCCCGCGCTCAGGGGGCGACCTCCGGCGCATGCTCCGACCGCGTCGAATGCGCGTGTCTAGCCCATACCCCTCGCGGGAGCCGGCCACGGGCGCATCTCCTCGGGCGCGTCTCGAACCGAAAGCGCTTTGCGGCACCGAAGATGATCCCGACACGGAGGCGCCTGCTCTTCCCGTCCCTTCTTCATGGTCGCGGAACCCTCGAAAGTCTTCAGCTCGCCCCCCCCAGTCCCTCTCGACTCCCGGGGCAGCAGCCGTCCGGACCCAGCCGGAGCCGCTCTGGTCTGTCGCGGACAACGCGACCGCCCCTGCAGTCGCTCGCGCCCGTCTATAGGCCGAAGCGCGGCCGTGTTTCGCGTGTCCGGCGCCCAAGCCGAGGGTTCTCAGGCGGAGCTCctgaagcagctgctgctgttCCAGTCTTTGCCGGTCGATGTCGCTGTCTGCGTCCGAGCTCGGATCGGAACTGCGTCTGTAGTCTGCCCCCAGAAGGGCGCGAGAAAGCTGCAGAAACTGACTGCCAGCGTGCATCCCAAACAGTCCGGCCTCCGGCGCTGGCGTCTCGGCCTCCGAGGAACTGCTGCGGTCGCTACCCTCGCGATCCCCGCTGGATCGCCCACGAGAGTGTCTCCCAGAGCGGCCCCGCGGGTACCAGGCGACCTCCCCGCCGACCACAGGATCCCCCGGGGCTCGACTGCCGACGCGGCGGCGCACGGGGCTCGACTGCcgacgcggcgagggcgagacagaagtgCTACTTCCAGAGCTGCTGCTCGTGAAGCCTTCGACGTAGTGGCCTATCACGGGGGCGAAGGGCTGGTTCGACTCCCGGACCAGATGGGTCCAAGGCGACTCCTGTTCCTCCTCGGATGTCTGTACCGttgcggcgaggcgagatgGCGAAGCCTCTTCCACTGAAGAggccagagaaggcgcggccgGAGTcacgcgagaaacgccttGGCCGACCTCTGCGAGGCTCCAGAGACCAGGCGATTCCCTCTCGACCGCGGCTGACGACGCGGACGTCTCCACGCTCGCTTGTTCGTCGAGTCCCGCCGGCGACAAGGTTCCTACCCAGCTCTCGACTGGACCGTTTTTTGCAGCCAAACGGGTTGCGCCGGAGAAGCCACGGCCGACGCTCCAGCCGCGACGGCCTTCCACAGGCCTGGCCGAGGCGAAAGCACGCCCCCCCGGAGACCCGGTGTGTGCGCCCGAAGGCCCAAGTGGAGACTCGGCCGCGACACGCGTTGACACGGACGCGTCGGTGCGCGGCCGTCGCTGCACAGAAGCCATGGTcccgaaagaagagacatgCGAGGCAGGGGAAGGCCTTGGCTTCAACCGGGGGTGATTCAAACTAGACGCAGCACCGCTCGGCGCCTCACATACCGCCTCAGAGCCCCCTagctgctgtctcgctccaATCGGCGATCGCACTCCCCTCGCTGGGTCCGGGTGGTCCTCAACAGTGAGGCGAGTTGCCGACGCTTCGTCACGCGGGCAAACGGCGCCcgccagaggagacggccgcGATCCAgcaggagacactggagactTCCCCTCTTCCAGAGAAGCGCCGCTCCGACACTCGAAGgcgcgagcggagacagagtcgCCCGCCGGACCCACAGCGGGGGCTGCGGAAGACGATCGCGGCGCGGCCGTTCGAGACGCCGACacggggagacgaggcgtaGATGACACAGACGAATGGGCCACAGACGACAGAGCGACGGCCAAGGGACAATAAGGGAAAACTTCTCGAGACGCACAGAGCTGCGgcggggagaaagacggcCGGCCCGACACGCTGACGCCCCGCGGGCTCGCTGCCTCCGTCGCTCGAGCTGGTCGTCCGAAGCCCCAGGGCTGTTTCTGGTGCAGAGGCGGATTGATCATTGTGCGagcgggagggggggggcgggggagagagagaaaggcgacgagacgagacagcggAGGCCACGGCAGCGGCCGGGAAACCCTCGAAGTAAGATCGACAGAAGAGTGGCAACCGTGGAATCCCAAGCAGGATTCCCCCCAGCGTTCTGCAGGCCAGCGAACGCAGGATCTTTTTACGCCTTAAAGAAAGCGCACGGAGGGCGACCTGGTGTTCCGTTTACGAGCGAAGCCGGCGCACAGAAGCGCGCCGAGCCCATCCGCTTCTCGGTGGCTTTCGA
This sequence is a window from Neospora caninum Liverpool complete genome, chromosome V. Protein-coding genes within it:
- a CDS encoding putative RNase H gives rise to the protein MINPPLHQKQPWGFGRPARATEAASPRGVSVSGRPSFSPPQLCASREVFPYCPLAVALSSVAHSSVSSTPRLPVSASRTAAPRSSSAAPAVGPAGDSVSARAFECRSGASLEEGKSPVSPAGSRPSPLAGAVCPRDEASATRLTVEDHPDPARGVRSPIGARQQLGGSEAVCEAPSGAASSLNHPRLKPRPSPASHVSSFGTMASVQRRPRTDASVSTRVAAESPLGPSGAHTGSPGGRAFASARPVEGRRGWSVGRGFSGATRLAAKNGPVESWVGTLSPAGLDEQASVETSASSAAVERESPGLWSLAEVGQGVSRVTPAAPSLASSVEEASPSRLAATVQTSEEEQESPWTHLVRESNQPFAPVIGHYVEGFTSSSSGSSTSVSPSPRRQSSPVRRRVGSRAPGDPVVGGEVAWYPRGRSGRHSRGRSSGDREGSDRSSSSEAETPAPEAGLFGMHAGSQFLQLSRALLGADYRRSSDPSSDADSDIDRQRLEQQQLLQELRLRTLGLGAGHAKHGRASAYRRARATAGAVALSATDQSGSGWVRTAAAPGVERDWGGRAEDFRGFRDHEEGTGRAGASVSGSSSVPQSAFGSRRARGDAPVAGSREGYGLDTRIRRGRSMRRRSPPERGSQVRRGRQVRVSGGESQSSLAGLQLLADGTFLGALLFGDQMLSAEGLKTDDSDVSSGPDACPSPVVVPAEGRRGADARRPIRTPRSVKATEDPQLSGANGRDSPHEDCIRSGDTVSDAEEGFPRSSPRTAAQAGAGWNGETSPMSQTSLASGAERGGFADRSSSGRGCGYQSPRAQRQVGTQGRVFERGYGDPESVSSTDTGDECAAAHADRETNREGPGFRGDGRGRRFGRGAGASTAVENTTFMSFLSQLTGQAHVSEGGASRVAVSSRSRCDSSVSESARGAGEAGYELSPAPRIVSEKTGADWPSDSGGERVREPPWRLTPGEPSSGNAESGEGLHFRNGLRVSTGERAAQETHLLENAAFDAPLSPGVELDPRSGLFLDCHKLEASYLPSQRPSLSGTTISGISSKHRPSDEFDWEAAPLSRRSSQTSERPVGLSPVLNVQRPFVGGRGCDVSLFSVGEAGRSALAGGANEAPREGRGLQLVPPAEQKGTKGRAAGSGDPVTLGAKARTADANAVNGLGGLRGLCGVREVHCHPLGRPEEERDRVPAGWRPLANGESAKGRKGVGGCEAERQEKRRVDRPCPSADPWGGEHLQSLPETPESDSQTGSFFSMGALAVFLAPETRGSAAAVSRQPVVREGGQGEMRQRTLSKEDGDEMGQELCGPGGASLHGAVQRAPKGGFKVKFGFSAFRVSPRKRLQGIKKPDKLCNKKDSSPNARDDRRVGQAGMDTIKR
- a CDS encoding putative SNF7 family domain-containing protein → MGAADSKEKLEEAVRENRRSISRSVRELDREALALNRLEQQLLSQIRSQAIAETAVLMKVNKTLNLPQLEGVMNDFMHESHRLGLLEEMMTDVIDNATADTEEEEAEEAIVNQVLHSASAHLSHRLAAAPPPCRLDVPVAVGSAPVACGAQSLEPQRPVQEGTGLLRKPRCEPHRVGLPTLLASGGGFGGDTRLGPQGAVCEMEREIEKRLLDLRR